A window from Neobacillus sp. PS3-40 encodes these proteins:
- a CDS encoding PLP-dependent aminotransferase family protein — protein MEWKPDKQSDIPLYQQIANYIQKRIAYGEYPPGTILPSERNLAKELDVNRGTIISAYDVLYSNGMVERIKGSGTKVNKDMWGLSRTRIPNWDLYVERGSFLPNLPLYQHIQEEIHEKNLINFASGELAHDLMPYEVFRDILTKHDFHQSLGYEHPQGNLDLREKIVNHLKEFKSIECSSQSILITSGAQQALHLVIQCLLNKGDSIAYEDPSYAHSLPTFRAAGLKTFKLPIGKNGLNPEDILYLYKKHKIKMVFLNPIFQNPTGTVLSLEKRKRVLAITQEFGIPVVEDDPYSLISLNDRINTSTLKSLDKSGTVLYISSLSKLAASGLRIGWIVGPNNVIQRLADAKQQIDFGHSIFPQWVAAEFLKSDLFEVNLEHLKLKLIEKRNTLISSLQEELSNHLSFQIPEGGIHLWCRLNNEVNEYKLLEMSLKNGVAFVPGSLLGTKTGNIRLTFGRVETHLIQEGVLRLKNALMKLK, from the coding sequence ATGGAATGGAAGCCCGATAAACAAAGCGATATCCCTTTATACCAACAAATTGCTAATTATATTCAAAAAAGAATTGCCTATGGTGAATATCCGCCAGGTACGATTTTGCCCTCCGAACGTAATTTAGCTAAAGAACTGGATGTAAATAGAGGCACCATTATTTCTGCGTACGATGTGTTATATTCAAATGGTATGGTGGAACGTATAAAGGGGAGTGGCACAAAAGTTAATAAGGACATGTGGGGATTATCTCGCACACGAATCCCTAACTGGGACCTTTATGTTGAACGTGGTTCTTTTTTGCCTAACCTCCCGCTATATCAGCATATTCAAGAGGAAATTCATGAAAAGAATTTAATTAACTTTGCCAGCGGTGAACTCGCACATGATTTAATGCCTTATGAAGTGTTTAGGGATATCCTAACCAAGCATGATTTTCATCAATCACTTGGATACGAGCATCCTCAAGGTAACTTGGACCTTCGGGAAAAGATTGTTAACCATTTAAAAGAATTTAAAAGCATCGAATGCTCAAGTCAATCTATCCTAATAACTTCTGGAGCCCAACAAGCTCTACATCTTGTCATTCAATGTTTGTTAAATAAAGGCGATTCTATCGCTTATGAAGATCCTTCGTATGCTCATTCACTCCCGACATTTCGAGCAGCGGGATTAAAAACCTTTAAACTTCCGATAGGAAAGAATGGTTTAAATCCCGAGGATATATTATATCTGTATAAAAAGCATAAAATTAAAATGGTATTCCTCAACCCTATTTTTCAGAATCCAACAGGAACTGTTTTATCTTTAGAAAAAAGGAAAAGGGTCTTAGCCATTACACAAGAATTTGGAATCCCCGTTGTGGAAGATGATCCATACAGCTTAATTTCATTGAACGATCGTATAAATACCTCCACACTAAAGTCACTGGACAAAAGTGGAACAGTCCTTTACATTAGTTCGCTTTCAAAATTGGCAGCTTCAGGACTCCGTATTGGTTGGATCGTTGGTCCAAATAATGTGATCCAGCGCTTGGCGGATGCTAAACAACAAATAGATTTTGGACATAGTATTTTCCCACAATGGGTTGCTGCTGAATTTCTAAAATCAGATTTATTTGAAGTGAATTTAGAGCACTTAAAGCTAAAACTAATTGAAAAGAGAAATACATTGATCTCTTCGTTACAAGAAGAACTATCAAATCATCTTTCATTTCAGATACCAGAAGGCGGAATACATTTATGGTGTCGTCTTAACAATGAGGTTAATGAATACAAATTACTAGAAATGTCTTTAAAAAATGGAGTTGCTTTTGTGCCTGGAAGTTTGCTTGGCACAAAAACCGGAAACATTAGATTAACATTTGGAAGAGTTGAGACTCATTTAATTCAGGAAGGTGTCTTAAGATTGAAAAATGCTTTAATGAAACTAAAATGA
- the narI gene encoding respiratory nitrate reductase subunit gamma, whose protein sequence is MITWNQLIWEIYPYLMLVIFLIGHIYRFNTNQSMWRKKAQNLLEKKDIRWEIKLFHFGILVIFLGHVVGLLFPITILRGIGFSDKVYHSFAIYFGGFFGIVTFIAIALLVIRRFMIRQFRVNSSISQFMVGILLFLIIGTGIYATVYSSNTSTFDYRKIIGPWVRLLITFRPNSELMVHAPLIYQIHVLLSFALVGISPFTGLIHGWSMPIEYLHKRKLMKKR, encoded by the coding sequence ATGATTACTTGGAATCAATTGATTTGGGAAATCTACCCGTATTTAATGTTGGTAATTTTTTTGATAGGCCACATTTATCGATTTAATACTAATCAGAGTATGTGGCGTAAAAAGGCGCAAAACCTTTTAGAAAAGAAAGATATAAGATGGGAAATAAAGCTTTTCCATTTTGGGATTCTTGTTATTTTTTTGGGACATGTTGTAGGATTACTTTTTCCAATAACAATTTTGAGAGGTATTGGTTTCTCAGATAAAGTCTATCATAGTTTTGCGATATACTTTGGGGGCTTTTTCGGAATAGTCACTTTCATAGCGATTGCGTTACTTGTTATTAGGAGATTTATGATAAGACAGTTTCGAGTTAATAGCAGCATTAGTCAATTTATGGTTGGAATTCTTCTATTTTTAATTATTGGAACTGGAATTTATGCAACTGTTTATAGTTCAAATACTAGCACGTTTGATTATCGAAAAATCATAGGACCTTGGGTAAGGCTTCTAATTACATTCAGACCGAATTCAGAATTGATGGTGCATGCACCATTAATTTACCAGATACATGTCCTTCTCTCATTTGCTTTAGTAGGTATTTCACCCTTTACGGGATTAATACATGGATGGAGTATGCCAATCGAATACTTGCATAAAAGGAAATTAATGAAAAAGCGGTAA
- a CDS encoding DUF4179 domain-containing protein produces the protein MNRKVSLRKSFIEIYGKELIFSETDKKKVFNRLHTKPSNSKVNLKWGPAVAMVLAPLIFILLLFSFDKFAGVVPEKHAQSTVKKSEPESVKTVIGDIGIQKLLEQGKFQQVNQTVKDKGISITLHEIMYDGTRIAVIYSYETNSKQKIESPFPFEKLMINGQQFIHYSGSVMPTEKENKFLYECHLTAELPDHFDLNYEILSIGGIKGKWIFTVPIKKIEGLHKKISPNGSVSSGNQTLIVKQVTFTPSTTNLKISLSGPEQKDFSKRYVFEIRDNHGNQIENIQSAGTSGERMDNGFFITNYNEYFEPIGKLPQSITIQPFLLQHSSGTVKAALNQKLPIYLQQDQYSGIRITKVEQYQDEIWLYYSIKGPYENVGILSLLDKATGKESHSYDRLLKNKDGYIAKFKTSQPIKELTISAPKNKYTKLKDLKLEINIE, from the coding sequence ATGAATAGAAAAGTATCTCTACGAAAGTCATTTATTGAAATCTATGGAAAGGAGTTAATTTTTTCTGAAACGGATAAAAAAAAGGTTTTCAATAGGCTGCACACTAAACCTTCAAACTCAAAAGTAAATTTAAAATGGGGGCCAGCTGTAGCGATGGTTCTAGCTCCTTTAATTTTTATCCTGCTCTTGTTTAGTTTCGATAAATTTGCGGGAGTTGTACCAGAAAAGCATGCACAATCCACTGTGAAAAAATCTGAGCCAGAATCTGTTAAAACAGTAATTGGTGATATTGGAATCCAAAAATTGCTTGAACAGGGGAAATTTCAGCAAGTGAATCAAACAGTTAAAGACAAGGGAATCTCCATTACTCTGCATGAGATTATGTATGATGGAACCAGGATTGCAGTTATCTATTCGTATGAAACGAATAGTAAACAAAAGATTGAAAGCCCATTTCCTTTTGAAAAGTTAATGATCAATGGCCAGCAATTTATCCACTATTCGGGGAGTGTAATGCCGACTGAAAAGGAGAATAAATTCCTTTATGAATGCCATTTGACAGCGGAGCTTCCTGATCATTTTGATTTAAACTACGAAATACTATCTATTGGAGGTATAAAGGGTAAGTGGATTTTTACCGTTCCAATCAAAAAAATAGAAGGTTTACACAAGAAAATTAGCCCAAACGGTTCTGTTAGTAGTGGAAATCAGACTTTAATTGTAAAACAGGTTACCTTTACACCAAGTACTACTAATCTTAAAATTAGTTTAAGTGGACCAGAACAAAAAGACTTTTCAAAACGGTACGTATTTGAAATCAGAGATAACCATGGTAACCAAATTGAGAATATACAATCTGCTGGTACTTCAGGAGAGAGAATGGATAACGGTTTCTTCATAACTAATTATAACGAATATTTTGAACCTATCGGTAAGTTACCCCAATCAATTACAATACAGCCATTCCTACTGCAACATAGCAGTGGAACTGTTAAAGCAGCTCTTAATCAAAAACTACCTATATATTTGCAACAAGACCAATATAGCGGGATTAGAATTACCAAGGTGGAACAGTATCAGGACGAAATTTGGTTATACTACTCCATTAAAGGACCTTATGAGAACGTGGGCATTTTGAGTCTTCTGGATAAAGCAACTGGAAAAGAAAGTCATAGCTATGACCGCTTATTAAAAAACAAAGATGGATACATAGCAAAGTTTAAAACATCACAGCCAATCAAAGAATTAACTATAAGTGCACCAAAAAATAAATATACAAAATTAAAGGATCTTAAATTAGAGATAAATATAGAATAA
- a CDS encoding GNAT family N-acetyltransferase: protein MTKISNKQITIDIAPLRAEDRKRWNILARNYKKFYETELPDSTYDEVWECLLHEDIIFGLGAYLQGNLVGITHYLFHPTFWMENACYLQDLFVDEAARGYGVARALIERVAQEAREHNASKLYWQTRQDNATARALYDKIAFHKGFIRYDYPLD from the coding sequence TTGACAAAAATATCAAATAAACAGATCACGATTGACATTGCTCCGCTGAGAGCTGAGGACCGAAAGCGCTGGAATATCTTAGCCAGAAACTATAAAAAATTTTATGAGACTGAGCTCCCCGACTCCACTTACGACGAGGTTTGGGAATGTCTACTTCATGAAGATATAATTTTCGGCCTTGGTGCGTATCTTCAAGGAAACCTGGTTGGTATCACTCACTACCTGTTTCATCCCACTTTCTGGATGGAAAATGCGTGTTACCTACAAGACCTTTTCGTAGACGAAGCTGCCCGAGGGTATGGAGTTGCTCGTGCACTCATTGAGCGTGTAGCTCAAGAGGCACGCGAACATAACGCTTCAAAGCTCTACTGGCAAACCCGCCAGGACAATGCTACTGCTCGTGCTCTCTATGACAAAATTGCTTTTCACAAAGGTTTTATTCGCTACGACTATCCGCTTGATTAA
- a CDS encoding LPXTG cell wall anchor domain-containing protein, producing MKNKYTVSFLFLSNASIAGGMALKDILDNSMLIGVGLAIISLLAAGFSLRKKNKENNSHN from the coding sequence TTGAAGAATAAATATACTGTTTCATTTTTATTCTTATCTAATGCATCTATTGCAGGGGGTATGGCACTTAAAGATATTCTTGATAATTCAATGCTTATTGGAGTTGGTTTAGCAATAATATCTTTATTAGCTGCTGGGTTTTCGCTTAGGAAAAAGAACAAGGAAAATAACTCGCATAATTAA
- a CDS encoding pyridoxamine 5'-phosphate oxidase family protein produces the protein MLNEKLHEVISHEGVVTIVSWNNNEPHLACTWNSHINVTPDDRILIPAGGMQGTQKNVEQNNNVKISLGSKEVMGYQYPGTGFLIEGTAKFVESGSDFEMMKEKFPFLSRVIEITVSSAKQLI, from the coding sequence ATGTTAAATGAAAAATTACATGAAGTTATATCCCATGAAGGGGTAGTTACAATAGTATCTTGGAATAATAACGAACCACACTTAGCATGCACTTGGAACTCACATATCAATGTAACACCTGATGACAGAATATTAATACCTGCAGGTGGAATGCAAGGAACACAAAAAAACGTTGAGCAAAATAATAATGTAAAGATCTCTTTGGGTAGTAAAGAAGTTATGGGCTATCAATACCCAGGAACAGGTTTCTTAATTGAAGGAACTGCAAAATTTGTTGAATCAGGTTCAGATTTTGAAATGATGAAAGAAAAGTTTCCTTTTTTAAGCAGAGTAATAGAGATAACAGTTTCATCTGCAAAGCAATTGATTTAG
- a CDS encoding SLAC1 anion channel family protein, whose translation MTNGFENAAIDNERKSVNVSSLQYLPVDLFGSVMGLSGLALAWRHSHHFFGTPAIIGEIIGWVAILDFLVLGIAYLIKLIRFPYKVATEFQSPIGVHFFGTIIIAILLLSIVISPYSAVLSQIFWMIGTIVSVVLAYIIVDRLLKRTQEVTHVTPPWLIGTVGTLNVAIAGGTMPFGWARELNLFTFAIGSILALVFFTLIFSRLLHHDKMPLPMTPSYMILIAPFEVGFLSYTNIIHGVDMFASILFYFGLFMFLIIFSKVFKPGFPYFPSWWAVSFPMAALSNAAFKYAVVVNTWPIKIIAALILASVTIVIIDILIRTLVKLFKGELLKA comes from the coding sequence ATGACAAATGGATTTGAAAATGCGGCGATAGATAATGAAAGGAAATCAGTCAATGTAAGTTCCTTACAATACTTGCCAGTTGACTTATTTGGTTCCGTTATGGGACTATCTGGTCTCGCCTTGGCATGGAGACACTCCCATCATTTTTTTGGAACACCTGCTATTATTGGGGAAATCATAGGATGGGTTGCAATACTTGATTTTCTAGTTCTCGGTATCGCTTATCTGATTAAGCTAATTCGTTTCCCTTATAAAGTGGCTACAGAATTTCAGAGTCCAATTGGTGTCCACTTTTTTGGAACCATTATAATTGCGATCTTGCTATTATCAATTGTGATAAGTCCTTATAGTGCAGTTCTGAGTCAAATTTTCTGGATGATTGGTACGATTGTAAGTGTCGTTTTGGCGTATATCATCGTTGACCGCTTGCTGAAACGAACTCAAGAAGTAACCCATGTTACACCACCTTGGTTGATTGGTACCGTGGGGACGCTGAACGTAGCTATTGCAGGAGGAACAATGCCGTTTGGATGGGCTAGAGAATTGAATCTTTTTACATTTGCTATTGGAAGTATATTAGCACTTGTTTTTTTTACGTTAATTTTTTCGCGATTGTTGCATCATGATAAGATGCCATTACCAATGACTCCTTCATATATGATTTTGATTGCACCGTTTGAAGTAGGTTTCTTGTCTTATACCAACATTATCCACGGTGTTGATATGTTTGCATCCATTCTATTCTATTTTGGACTGTTCATGTTCCTTATTATCTTTTCTAAGGTATTTAAACCTGGCTTTCCATACTTTCCATCATGGTGGGCTGTAAGCTTCCCGATGGCCGCTTTGAGCAACGCCGCGTTTAAATATGCTGTGGTAGTGAACACCTGGCCGATTAAGATAATTGCTGCGCTTATCCTTGCCAGTGTCACAATTGTGATTATTGATATCCTAATTCGGACATTAGTTAAATTGTTTAAAGGTGAACTTTTAAAAGCCTAA
- a CDS encoding YesK family protein, with the protein MMFLGSFLIALIPGIIILTVTWWFSKKGFSLCVRMLPGIIAIIVAVILFYIGFVKIRGFEGGAYGIVSLLLFIFSIISFVIGKRIYCAR; encoded by the coding sequence ATGATGTTTTTAGGGTCTTTTCTGATAGCTCTTATACCAGGGATTATTATATTGACGGTTACCTGGTGGTTCAGTAAAAAAGGGTTTTCCTTATGCGTAAGGATGTTGCCTGGAATCATAGCGATTATAGTTGCTGTTATCCTCTTTTACATTGGTTTTGTTAAAATTAGAGGATTCGAAGGTGGAGCCTATGGCATAGTTAGTCTTCTTTTATTCATTTTTTCCATTATATCTTTTGTTATTGGAAAGAGGATATATTGTGCACGGTAA
- a CDS encoding HAD family hydrolase gives MLFDLDDTLLNRDKAVDKMFLIILEKCYEDVKHSLKNEMLRKFKEYDKRGYGYSDKTKVLESFFDEFPPKYRLPHNYIQDFWNNNFPHCFSINQNTINIVNTIKVQAKIAIITNGSTQRQKAKIINTKLNSCFDIIIISEEVGFSKPDKRIFELALNKLNVQPEAALFVGDDIEKDIGGCQNANIKGIWFNPHMIKNDTEIKPYAEINSFDRLLSYFT, from the coding sequence ATGCTATTTGATTTAGATGATACCTTACTTAATAGGGATAAGGCAGTAGATAAAATGTTTTTAATTATTTTAGAAAAGTGTTATGAGGATGTTAAACATTCATTAAAAAACGAAATGTTGCGAAAATTTAAAGAGTATGATAAAAGAGGCTATGGCTATAGTGATAAAACAAAAGTTTTGGAATCATTTTTTGATGAATTTCCACCAAAATATAGATTACCACACAATTACATTCAAGATTTTTGGAATAATAATTTTCCCCATTGTTTTTCTATAAACCAAAATACTATAAATATCGTAAATACTATAAAGGTGCAAGCTAAAATTGCAATTATTACAAACGGCTCAACTCAGAGACAAAAAGCTAAAATAATTAACACTAAATTAAATAGTTGTTTTGATATAATAATTATTTCTGAAGAAGTGGGATTTAGTAAACCTGACAAACGCATATTTGAATTAGCATTAAATAAGCTTAATGTGCAACCGGAAGCTGCATTATTCGTTGGAGATGACATAGAAAAGGATATTGGCGGTTGTCAAAATGCAAATATAAAGGGCATATGGTTCAATCCTCATATGATCAAGAATGATACCGAAATAAAACCATATGCCGAGATCAATTCTTTTGATAGATTATTAAGTTATTTTACATAA
- a CDS encoding nitrilase-related carbon-nitrogen hydrolase, translating to MNDKNQNARVAVVQAPLVIMDCEAKTAQAVTMIIQAAEKGANVVIFPEIFIPGGLSIGINLSSRKMNGQKDWLGYGENSVPVPVDTIKKIGEAAKKVGIYLVVGVNDSEVEYSGGTPQSSLLFFGPDGSFRKVSKNDDQFFQNNRESFQFI from the coding sequence TTGAACGATAAAAATCAAAATGCACGTGTAGCTGTTGTCCAAGCACCTTTGGTTATTATGGATTGTGAAGCGAAAACAGCCCAAGCCGTTACCATGATTATACAGGCTGCAGAAAAGGGAGCAAATGTAGTTATTTTTCCAGAAATCTTTATTCCTGGAGGTTTAAGCATTGGAATAAATTTAAGCAGTCGGAAGATGAATGGACAAAAAGACTGGCTTGGTTATGGAGAAAATTCTGTACCTGTCCCCGTTGATACAATTAAAAAGATTGGAGAAGCAGCTAAGAAAGTAGGAATCTACCTGGTTGTTGGGGTTAATGATAGTGAGGTCGAATATAGTGGAGGAACTCCCCAGAGTAGTCTATTATTTTTTGGACCAGATGGGTCTTTCAGGAAAGTATCAAAAAATGATGACCAATTCTTCCAAAATAATCGTGAATCGTTTCAATTTATTTAG
- a CDS encoding cold shock domain-containing protein, translated as MKREGIVKWFKEEKGYGRIMLDREDGNHVFVHFSPIIPDKVRFPNDFRYLKQGQ; from the coding sequence TTGAAACGGGAAGGAATAGTAAAATGGTTTAAGGAAGAAAAAGGATATGGACGTATTATGCTTGACAGAGAAGATGGAAATCATGTCTTTGTACATTTTAGCCCAATTATACCTGATAAAGTAAGGTTTCCAAATGATTTTCGATACCTTAAACAAGGGCAATAG
- a CDS encoding TetR/AcrR family transcriptional regulator, with amino-acid sequence MWYNKKQNKKGVITIYSKSILTKQQIKSNATREKLLKAVDKLMKQYTYDSITVRSICDMANVSIGSFYHQFQTKENFLSIYLAEDYLEFLKEYFTKEKNLDEYDPIEKIIEIFKSCAVHCFKKGHEFVSSFQSVKNKGLLPSPKENYMNTAVFSPFFHQSVEILNQCKQQNLLIEDVDVTKIAYDLCILCHGFLYNWCVSEGELDFEGLIDRVFRAYLSSLLNKPH; translated from the coding sequence GTGTGGTATAATAAAAAACAAAATAAAAAAGGAGTGATAACAATTTACTCTAAGTCAATTCTAACCAAACAACAAATTAAGTCTAATGCAACACGAGAGAAGCTTTTAAAAGCTGTAGATAAATTAATGAAACAGTATACATATGATTCTATTACTGTTAGAAGTATATGTGATATGGCAAATGTATCTATTGGTTCTTTTTATCATCAATTCCAGACAAAAGAGAATTTTCTTTCAATATATCTTGCAGAGGATTATTTAGAATTCTTAAAGGAATATTTTACAAAAGAAAAGAATTTGGACGAATATGATCCTATTGAGAAAATAATAGAAATTTTTAAATCTTGTGCAGTACATTGCTTTAAAAAAGGTCATGAGTTTGTGTCGAGTTTTCAGTCAGTAAAAAATAAGGGATTGCTACCTTCACCTAAGGAAAACTATATGAATACAGCAGTGTTTTCTCCATTTTTTCATCAATCCGTGGAAATTTTAAATCAATGTAAGCAACAGAATTTACTAATTGAAGATGTAGATGTCACAAAAATAGCCTATGATTTATGCATACTATGTCATGGTTTTTTGTATAATTGGTGTGTTTCTGAAGGTGAATTAGATTTTGAGGGGTTAATTGATAGAGTTTTTAGAGCTTATTTAAGTAGTTTGCTAAACAAGCCCCATTAA
- a CDS encoding CBO0543 family protein codes for MKSNAGMEKSFWDYHHAFEYRMSAWKDEVLFTWQWWFGIILTIMPWIIWYFFRKKESTDRLIYAGIFVGLTSLTLDNVGFQLAAWTYFKPVTPIIPAYMPFDFALIPVAVMFLIQYFHKRNPWIIGLIFGIVTAFVGEPFFKWIQIYIPLNWKFGYSVPFYTLIYLLAHKLALRKKFKELS; via the coding sequence TTGAAATCAAACGCAGGGATGGAAAAATCATTTTGGGATTATCATCATGCCTTCGAATATAGGATGTCAGCATGGAAAGATGAAGTTTTATTTACATGGCAATGGTGGTTTGGTATTATCCTTACAATCATGCCGTGGATTATTTGGTACTTTTTCAGAAAAAAAGAAAGTACAGATAGATTAATATATGCAGGTATTTTTGTTGGTCTTACCTCATTAACATTAGACAATGTAGGATTTCAGCTTGCCGCTTGGACATATTTTAAACCAGTTACACCTATTATACCTGCTTACATGCCATTTGATTTTGCTCTTATTCCTGTGGCAGTTATGTTCCTAATACAATATTTTCACAAAAGAAATCCTTGGATTATCGGATTAATATTTGGAATAGTAACAGCATTTGTCGGTGAACCATTTTTTAAATGGATCCAAATTTACATTCCATTAAATTGGAAATTCGGTTATTCAGTCCCTTTTTATACTTTGATTTACTTACTGGCTCACAAATTAGCCTTAAGGAAAAAGTTTAAAGAATTGAGTTAA
- a CDS encoding sigma-70 family RNA polymerase sigma factor gives MENYQQIEYSVESNYSLEEIMNLFGTELSILAFSYVKDIEASKDIVQNVFIKCFLHLNTFQGRSTLKTWLYRITINQCKDYIKSNYFKKILLVGFTRDAETKLTPETITIKKVENEEVITKIMELSKKYREVLILRYIHQLDIKEIADVLSLSAETIKTRIRRAKLKLLPAIKGDFFNE, from the coding sequence TTGGAGAATTATCAACAAATAGAATATAGTGTTGAATCAAACTATTCTTTAGAAGAAATTATGAACTTGTTTGGTACAGAACTTTCTATTTTAGCATTCTCGTATGTTAAAGATATAGAAGCCTCAAAGGACATCGTCCAAAATGTATTTATAAAATGCTTTCTCCATTTGAATACTTTTCAAGGAAGGTCTACTTTGAAAACATGGCTTTATCGAATAACAATTAATCAATGTAAAGACTATATAAAATCAAATTATTTTAAAAAAATTCTGCTAGTTGGATTTACAAGGGATGCTGAAACAAAGCTAACACCTGAAACAATCACTATAAAAAAAGTAGAAAATGAAGAAGTAATAACCAAAATTATGGAACTGAGTAAAAAGTATCGGGAAGTTTTAATATTAAGGTATATACATCAATTAGATATCAAGGAAATTGCTGATGTGTTATCACTATCTGCAGAGACGATAAAAACCAGAATTAGGCGGGCAAAGCTTAAATTATTGCCAGCAATAAAGGGGGATTTTTTCAATGAATAG
- a CDS encoding GNAT family N-acetyltransferase: MFSHRLLTHDTIFELLPHINADQNLLFYSYLTQRKEKAQYICQFVNNQLTAVLAYLSELSFPAFSFFRVEEQDIFFPELIDFTRETIKLDENAVCGTILCQRDLELFQTFGLIKGIPQRFLTMKHQDESKLLESHIAEKICENEYSEVIDFLHRGEMRFFTRSELENCPFLGIKEGKDFIAVGGYHFYDSQLVELGNIVTKLDYRRRGLAKLITSELTHLGKKLSPDVYLGVLADNLPAVSVYEGLGYQTIMELSIVNFTLSNTHITCHSY; encoded by the coding sequence ATGTTTTCTCATCGATTGCTTACTCACGATACAATTTTTGAATTATTACCCCACATTAATGCAGATCAGAATTTACTTTTTTATAGTTATTTAACTCAACGTAAGGAGAAGGCTCAATATATTTGTCAATTTGTTAATAACCAACTTACTGCCGTATTAGCTTATCTCAGTGAACTTTCCTTCCCAGCCTTTTCTTTCTTCCGAGTTGAAGAGCAGGACATCTTTTTTCCAGAACTAATTGATTTTACAAGAGAAACTATCAAACTTGACGAAAATGCTGTTTGTGGCACGATACTCTGTCAACGGGACCTTGAACTTTTTCAAACCTTCGGTCTCATCAAAGGGATTCCTCAGCGTTTTTTAACTATGAAACATCAAGATGAATCGAAACTCCTTGAATCACACATTGCAGAAAAAATTTGTGAAAATGAATATTCCGAGGTGATTGATTTTCTACATAGAGGTGAAATGAGGTTTTTTACTAGGAGTGAGTTAGAGAATTGTCCTTTTCTTGGAATTAAGGAAGGGAAAGATTTCATAGCTGTGGGCGGCTACCATTTTTATGACTCTCAGCTTGTAGAACTTGGGAACATCGTTACCAAGTTAGATTACAGAAGAAGAGGATTAGCTAAGCTCATAACAAGTGAATTGACACACCTCGGTAAAAAACTTTCACCAGATGTCTATCTGGGCGTATTGGCAGACAACTTGCCTGCTGTTTCCGTATATGAAGGCTTGGGGTATCAAACAATTATGGAACTTTCCATTGTCAATTTTACTTTGTCCAATACACATATTACTTGTCATTCTTATTGA
- a CDS encoding YczI family protein, which yields MLKILRYTLSVVVILFASYGLITKNFELQPYMIFFLGLMMLIMGLDEFRKKRTAYGWLFVVVFLFSLFVAIQGFLLN from the coding sequence TTGTTAAAAATTTTACGTTATACTTTATCAGTAGTAGTTATTTTATTTGCTTCATATGGACTCATTACGAAAAATTTTGAACTTCAACCCTATATGATATTTTTCTTAGGGTTAATGATGTTGATAATGGGATTAGATGAATTTCGAAAAAAGCGAACAGCGTATGGTTGGCTATTTGTTGTAGTTTTCTTATTTTCATTATTTGTAGCAATTCAAGGCTTTTTATTGAATTAA